One Paraglaciecola mesophila genomic region harbors:
- a CDS encoding tetratricopeptide repeat-containing sulfotransferase family protein has protein sequence MSKFSHNSEVIADMTNIPDFILDKINQAYQLHTLGQHTDAIELLNITLTTTTFKEPVLRALVQLYIEANDIESAIADLEQLVSIASSPAVYVRNLYALCYSGGEKARALNYLRSYVSDAPTDPEGLYNLADGCKRERLFDDALHHYGAAIDCGFSDKSLAKLNIADIHQQVSKEEQAITVLNEIVKDEPTYLPALFNLASLCDELADKDRAFELYQKILTIQPDHALAMSRLASMKMSTNECERLILTINSALSASEYTPDEQESLYFALGKLYDDCQKYKQAAHFYTLGNQLQAKNSLPYNHLTQEQLTQDVCRNFNSQWVYAENLAFEDPLTPIFICGMFRSGSTLVEQILSAHPDVESAGEIDFFKKAVEKIDPNFHNTKNLSEEALLSISQEYKNNVNRHLSSPRFFTDKNPVNFALVGIIKRVFPHAKFIFTQRNRLDNCLSVYFQQLDRSFNYATSLTDIKHCYDEQIKVLNHWQDILSDDDYLVLNYESLVSNFDTELASLLDFLKLQWSDTCLAFYKQKKRVKTASIWQVRQPINTNSLSRWQNYTPYLKYLND, from the coding sequence ATGAGTAAATTCAGTCACAACTCGGAAGTTATAGCTGATATGACGAATATTCCAGATTTTATACTCGACAAAATTAATCAAGCGTATCAGTTACATACGCTCGGACAGCATACTGATGCTATTGAATTATTAAATATCACTTTAACGACAACAACATTTAAGGAGCCCGTGCTTAGAGCGCTCGTCCAACTATATATAGAAGCCAATGATATTGAGTCAGCCATTGCCGATTTAGAGCAATTAGTATCAATTGCTTCATCTCCGGCTGTGTATGTTAGAAACCTATATGCCCTTTGTTACTCAGGTGGTGAAAAAGCCCGAGCGCTGAATTATTTGCGCAGCTATGTATCCGATGCACCAACTGATCCTGAAGGGTTATATAATTTGGCCGACGGTTGCAAACGCGAGCGGCTTTTCGATGACGCGCTTCACCACTATGGTGCGGCAATTGACTGTGGTTTTTCTGATAAATCCCTCGCTAAGCTCAATATAGCGGATATACACCAACAAGTTAGCAAAGAAGAGCAAGCGATTACTGTATTAAACGAAATAGTGAAAGACGAGCCAACGTATTTGCCTGCTTTATTCAACTTAGCGAGTCTATGTGATGAGCTAGCTGACAAAGATCGTGCGTTTGAGTTGTACCAAAAGATTCTAACAATTCAACCTGATCACGCTTTGGCTATGTCGCGACTGGCAAGTATGAAAATGAGTACTAATGAATGTGAGAGATTAATTTTGACAATTAACTCTGCCCTATCTGCAAGCGAATACACCCCTGATGAACAAGAATCTTTGTATTTTGCTTTGGGGAAACTATACGATGATTGCCAGAAATATAAGCAAGCCGCACACTTTTACACCTTAGGTAATCAACTACAGGCTAAAAATTCATTACCTTATAATCACTTAACGCAAGAGCAACTGACCCAAGACGTTTGTCGCAATTTCAATTCGCAATGGGTTTACGCTGAAAATTTGGCCTTTGAAGACCCACTTACTCCCATTTTTATTTGTGGCATGTTTCGATCTGGTTCGACACTTGTTGAGCAAATCTTATCTGCGCATCCGGACGTTGAATCAGCAGGTGAAATAGACTTTTTTAAAAAGGCAGTTGAAAAGATTGATCCCAATTTTCATAATACTAAAAACCTTAGTGAAGAAGCCCTCCTTAGTATCTCCCAAGAATACAAAAATAACGTAAACCGCCACTTATCTAGCCCTCGTTTTTTCACAGATAAAAACCCAGTGAACTTTGCTTTAGTCGGTATAATCAAACGTGTATTTCCGCATGCTAAATTTATATTTACACAACGCAATCGTCTAGATAATTGTTTGTCTGTTTACTTTCAGCAATTAGATCGCTCTTTTAACTATGCCACAAGCTTAACCGACATTAAGCATTGTTATGATGAGCAAATAAAGGTGCTAAATCACTGGCAAGACATTTTATCCGATGATGATTATTTAGTTCTCAATTATGAATCATTAGTCTCTAACTTTGATACTGAGCTGGCGAGTTTGTTAGATTTTTTGAAGCTGCAATGGAGCGATACGTGTTTAGCGTTTTATAAGCAGAAAAAACGAGTGAAAACCGCGAGTATTTGGCAAGTCAGACAACCAATAAATACAAACTCTCTATCGCGTTGGCAGAATTACACGCCCTACCTAAAATACTTAAATGATTAA
- a CDS encoding class I SAM-dependent methyltransferase, translating to MNEVHSNLNDSVDASLTAWESHWQKTNDTAAFEESTPLHNYLQKHWSFFLKQTISPHNDTKLVDLACGKGTVSELAVSQGKAASTSSLEIHCVDASFSAVQNIAKRLGITAACQADCASLPYQNNSFDLVVSQFGIEYAPIHSSSEFARILKSSGTFAAVIHCKNGAIYNDCYEKRKLFETVLSLNLFEYAQDAFTAGYAVVAGKLPLDAFQRADADFAPVIEQYKQLILSTKSEAKSILIQVLKDIGFMYENIESHSEHDVSAWLASTKLEFINFKDRMSSMVSAAMDEEQVCQLLPPFLEKGFSHVICERLSLDNEPPFAWFVQISNINA from the coding sequence ATGAATGAAGTGCACTCTAATTTGAATGATAGTGTCGATGCCAGTTTAACTGCGTGGGAAAGTCATTGGCAGAAAACAAATGATACCGCCGCATTCGAAGAAAGCACTCCTCTTCATAATTACTTACAAAAACATTGGTCTTTTTTTTTAAAACAAACCATTTCCCCACATAACGACACTAAATTAGTCGATCTTGCGTGTGGAAAGGGGACTGTCAGCGAGCTTGCCGTATCACAAGGTAAAGCGGCAAGCACTAGCAGTCTTGAAATCCATTGTGTTGATGCTTCATTTAGTGCCGTTCAGAATATTGCCAAACGTCTGGGTATTACAGCTGCGTGTCAAGCAGATTGTGCTAGCTTACCCTATCAGAACAATAGCTTCGATTTAGTTGTAAGCCAATTCGGCATTGAATACGCGCCCATACATTCCAGTAGTGAGTTTGCTAGAATTTTAAAGTCTTCAGGGACATTTGCTGCTGTTATCCATTGTAAAAATGGTGCTATTTATAATGATTGTTATGAAAAGCGAAAACTGTTTGAAACAGTTTTATCTCTTAACCTTTTTGAATACGCGCAAGATGCATTTACAGCAGGTTATGCGGTCGTCGCCGGTAAGCTTCCTCTTGATGCTTTTCAAAGGGCCGATGCTGACTTTGCACCTGTCATTGAACAATATAAACAACTCATCCTCTCTACTAAGAGTGAAGCAAAAAGTATACTCATCCAAGTATTAAAAGACATCGGCTTCATGTATGAAAATATTGAATCTCATAGTGAACATGATGTTAGTGCTTGGCTTGCGTCTACCAAACTCGAGTTTATTAACTTTAAAGATAGAATGTCTTCTATGGTAAGTGCTGCGATGGATGAAGAGCAGGTTTGTCAATTATTGCCTCCATTTCTAGAGAAAGGCTTCTCACACGTTATATGCGAGCGGCTTTCATTGGATAATGAGCCGCCTTTTGCCTGGTTTGTTCAAATATCGAACATCAACGCTTAG
- a CDS encoding DUF3450 domain-containing protein, whose amino-acid sequence MSKRNLIASTVIGALALGSSAVVSADPLNDLHKEESKIHVDAAKSQEKINKLYEQSLDIFSEYRQVVDETENLKVYNDYLATLVADQQRGIDSLQRQIDGIEGVKRGVVPLMFRMIDSLEQFIELDIPINLEERRARVERLRDIMANSNVTTSEQFRQVIEAYQIENQYGQNIRAYQGKLDFEGTEITVDFFNLGRTVLAALSLDQKNAWVWDNDARAWQKLGDEYLSSVVTAVRMANKLVPADLIKLPIKAAE is encoded by the coding sequence ATGAGCAAGAGAAACCTTATTGCTTCTACCGTTATCGGTGCACTAGCACTCGGTAGTAGTGCTGTTGTCTCTGCAGACCCGTTGAATGACCTTCATAAAGAAGAGTCGAAGATTCACGTGGATGCAGCGAAGTCTCAAGAAAAAATTAACAAACTATACGAGCAATCGTTAGACATCTTTTCTGAATATCGCCAAGTTGTTGATGAAACAGAAAACTTAAAAGTTTATAACGACTATCTAGCAACATTGGTTGCGGACCAGCAGCGCGGTATCGATTCTCTTCAACGTCAAATAGACGGTATTGAAGGTGTTAAACGTGGTGTTGTTCCATTGATGTTTCGTATGATCGACAGTCTAGAGCAATTTATCGAACTTGATATTCCTATTAACCTTGAAGAGCGTCGCGCACGTGTTGAGCGTCTTCGCGACATCATGGCTAACTCAAACGTAACGACTTCAGAGCAGTTCCGTCAGGTAATCGAAGCATATCAAATTGAAAATCAGTATGGTCAGAACATTCGTGCTTACCAAGGCAAGCTTGATTTTGAAGGAACTGAAATCACTGTTGATTTCTTTAACCTAGGTCGTACTGTTTTAGCAGCGCTTTCTTTAGATCAGAAAAACGCTTGGGTTTGGGATAACGACGCAAGAGCTTGGCAGAAGTTGGGTGATGAATACCTAAGCTCTGTAGTAACGGCTGTTCGTATGGCCAACAAACTCGTGCCAGCTGACCTAATCAAACTACCCATTAAAGCTGCGGAGTAA
- a CDS encoding MotA/TolQ/ExbB proton channel family protein codes for MKTIYKSVLAAASVALFASSVHAATSLEDLLQEVKKNRVSEARINKEREAEFQSARADKQALLRKAQADLKAEQTRGDNLAKKYSDNEVALAEKEQELNQATGTLGEMFGVVRQASSEAFGQISTSIVSAEFPGRGEFLKSMSEESKGLPNIQELEDLWFALQTEMTESGQVSRFQTEVISLDGGSTTQEVVRVGTFNLIGEQGYLVYDDQNEIVQPLGRQPDGYLVSSAQELLSATSGLVPFYADPSRGGILGLLKEKATMSERYHAGGVVGYVITAMLILGLLIGLYKIVTLTIISGKMRSQLNNTGNPSSGNPLGRILQVYKDNKASDAENLELKLDEAILKELPKIESGINIIKIFAAIAPLLGLLGTVLGMIATFQQITLFGTGDPRLMAGSISMALVTTAQGIIAALPLILMHSIVAGRSKSIVHILDEQTAGIIAAHVESEKA; via the coding sequence ATGAAAACAATCTATAAATCAGTATTAGCTGCGGCATCGGTAGCTTTATTCGCATCTTCAGTTCATGCGGCTACGTCTCTTGAAGACTTACTGCAAGAAGTTAAGAAGAATCGAGTTTCTGAAGCTCGCATAAACAAAGAGCGTGAAGCTGAGTTCCAATCAGCACGTGCTGACAAACAAGCTCTTCTTAGAAAAGCGCAAGCTGATCTTAAAGCTGAACAAACTCGTGGTGATAACCTTGCCAAGAAATATTCAGACAACGAAGTAGCGCTAGCAGAAAAAGAGCAGGAGCTTAATCAAGCAACTGGTACCCTTGGTGAAATGTTTGGTGTTGTGCGTCAAGCATCTTCTGAAGCATTTGGTCAAATCTCTACTTCTATTGTAAGTGCTGAATTCCCAGGCCGTGGCGAGTTCTTAAAGAGCATGTCAGAAGAGTCTAAAGGTCTTCCTAACATTCAAGAGTTAGAAGATTTGTGGTTCGCTCTTCAAACTGAGATGACCGAGTCAGGTCAAGTTTCTCGTTTCCAAACTGAAGTAATCAGCTTGGATGGGGGTTCTACTACTCAAGAAGTTGTACGTGTAGGTACATTTAACTTGATTGGTGAGCAAGGTTACTTGGTTTACGATGATCAAAATGAGATCGTTCAGCCTCTTGGTCGTCAACCTGATGGTTATCTAGTAAGTTCAGCTCAAGAGTTGTTATCTGCTACATCTGGCCTAGTACCTTTCTATGCTGACCCTTCACGTGGCGGTATCTTAGGTTTGCTTAAAGAAAAAGCAACTATGTCTGAGCGTTATCATGCAGGTGGTGTAGTAGGTTACGTCATTACTGCTATGTTGATTCTTGGTCTTCTTATCGGTCTTTATAAAATTGTTACCTTGACGATTATCAGTGGAAAAATGCGTTCTCAGTTGAACAACACAGGCAATCCTTCAAGCGGCAACCCACTTGGACGTATTCTTCAAGTATATAAAGATAATAAAGCATCTGATGCTGAAAACCTTGAGCTTAAGCTTGACGAAGCGATTCTTAAAGAGCTTCCGAAAATTGAAAGTGGTATTAATATCATCAAGATTTTCGCAGCAATCGCTCCACTACTTGGTTTGTTAGGTACGGTACTTGGTATGATTGCAACCTTCCAACAAATTACATTGTTCGGTACAGGTGACCCAAGACTAATGGCTGGTAGTATCTCTATGGCGTTGGTAACAACAGCTCAAGGTATTATCGCAGCACTACCTTTGATTCTTATGCACAGCATCGTTGCTGGTCGTAGCAAATCAATCGTTCATATTCTTGATGAGCAAACTGCAGGTATTATTGCTGCACACGTAGAGTCGGAGAAAGCCTAA
- a CDS encoding MotA/TolQ/ExbB proton channel family protein: MLYLIELWESVRDFIAAGGDVLYVVALALFLMWVLMIERYWYLTSVFPKMRKDIVSKWDAREDTTSWYAHRIRDAWISQASDGLSARMLLIKTLVAMCPLIGLLGTVTGMIGVFETMATQGTSNPRLMAAGISMATIPTMAGMVAALSGVFFSSRLEARVKMAKEKLVDSLPHH; this comes from the coding sequence ATGTTATACCTGATAGAACTATGGGAGTCTGTCAGGGACTTTATCGCTGCCGGCGGTGACGTTCTATACGTTGTCGCCTTAGCGCTCTTCTTAATGTGGGTTTTGATGATAGAGCGTTATTGGTACTTAACTTCCGTGTTTCCTAAAATGAGAAAAGACATTGTCTCAAAATGGGATGCCCGAGAAGATACTACCTCTTGGTATGCGCATAGAATCCGTGACGCATGGATTTCGCAAGCATCCGATGGACTTAGCGCAAGAATGTTGTTGATAAAAACACTTGTTGCTATGTGCCCATTGATCGGCCTTTTAGGTACGGTTACCGGTATGATCGGCGTTTTCGAAACGATGGCAACACAGGGCACAAGTAACCCGCGCCTTATGGCTGCTGGTATTTCAATGGCTACGATTCCAACAATGGCTGGGATGGTCGCTGCTTTATCTGGCGTATTTTTTAGTTCTCGTCTTGAGGCGAGAGTAAAAATGGCAAAAGAAAAGCTAGTTGACAGTTTGCCCCATCATTAG
- a CDS encoding ExbD/TolR family protein, which produces MARKVRVEEEDAAIDMTPMLDIVFIMLIFFIVTTVFVKEAGIEVNKPGASQAIMPKNANIFIAITEDGDVWMDKREIDVDSVRANLERLMAEQPSDVVIVQADENAEHGVVIDVMDQIKAAGIDRISIAAKGS; this is translated from the coding sequence ATGGCTCGCAAAGTACGTGTTGAAGAAGAAGATGCTGCGATTGACATGACGCCGATGTTGGACATCGTGTTTATCATGCTGATCTTCTTTATTGTAACGACTGTTTTCGTCAAAGAAGCGGGCATCGAGGTGAATAAGCCTGGTGCATCGCAAGCTATTATGCCGAAGAATGCCAATATCTTTATCGCTATTACTGAAGACGGTGACGTCTGGATGGATAAACGCGAAATCGATGTTGATAGTGTTCGCGCTAACTTAGAACGTTTGATGGCTGAACAGCCTTCTGACGTAGTCATAGTTCAGGCTGACGAAAATGCAGAACATGGTGTGGTGATCGACGTAATGGATCAAATCAAAGCTGCAGGTATAGATCGCATTTCTATCGCTGCTAAGGGGAGCTAA
- a CDS encoding energy transducer TonB, which translates to MGRLIVSVLLGGVVAFVLFVVMAKLIANSSRPADKVPPAPVIDIVMSTPDDTTQTRTRVPPPPPPPPQQPPKLEPVEPDTADANTDGLSFNMPAVDIGGASVDIGGVGAMQRDGDATPIVRIEPKYPAQAARDGKEGWVKLSFTINEVGGVEDVDVIEADPKRVFDREAKRALRKWKYKPKVEDGKPMKQFGMKVQLDFKLDQS; encoded by the coding sequence ATGGGACGTTTAATTGTTTCTGTACTCCTTGGTGGGGTAGTTGCATTTGTATTGTTTGTTGTCATGGCTAAGTTAATTGCTAACTCGTCACGCCCAGCAGACAAAGTACCACCTGCACCGGTTATTGATATTGTTATGTCAACGCCAGATGATACTACTCAAACTAGAACTCGAGTACCGCCTCCGCCTCCGCCGCCACCTCAGCAGCCTCCTAAACTGGAGCCAGTTGAGCCTGACACTGCGGACGCAAATACTGATGGCTTAAGTTTCAATATGCCAGCAGTAGATATAGGTGGCGCTTCAGTTGATATCGGTGGTGTGGGTGCAATGCAACGTGATGGTGATGCTACACCAATCGTTCGAATTGAACCTAAATACCCAGCGCAAGCTGCTCGTGATGGTAAAGAAGGTTGGGTAAAACTTTCATTTACGATCAATGAAGTAGGTGGTGTTGAAGATGTTGACGTCATTGAAGCTGATCCTAAGCGAGTTTTTGACCGTGAAGCTAAACGTGCACTTAGAAAGTGGAAGTATAAGCCGAAGGTTGAAGATGGTAAGCCTATGAAGCAGTTCGGTATGAAAGTTCAATTAGACTTTAAGTTGGATCAATCATAA
- a CDS encoding tetratricopeptide repeat protein: MNKYFKTLLVGATFAASTLSSSFVSAQSAAIVCPGYKRGPTNIPSERTGKKVQKAFEAYNEDLVDEALSILYEIDTSQTFDRAFTDRFIGNLLATKSESGPKALEYLEKSVNAKALNDTEQAGTLRLIADLNMQEKRYEQAVKRYQEWMDFTCKEDADVYLRMGQALYETKQYADMISPLNKSIALDDKPNKNAYALKLTSYYSRKMYKETVEVAEEMVKIFPDNKANWTQLGFFYMLVEDYKKGLSTFEMAYNQGYLTKAAEVKALTQLYATNEIPYKAAVVFEKNVENGLIKRDDKALTNLANSWHQAKNHLKAAKYYGEAAKMNSDPDLYRKQGTLLLTAEKYSDALAALQKALDEGADDRGRIHMAMMEANFYTGKYRSAYKHVLEAKKDKSTSRSARSWEPYIKEKAKNRGITL, encoded by the coding sequence ATGAATAAATATTTTAAAACATTGTTGGTTGGCGCAACGTTCGCTGCTTCTACGTTAAGTTCCAGTTTCGTTAGCGCTCAGTCTGCGGCTATCGTTTGTCCAGGTTATAAACGTGGTCCGACTAATATTCCAAGTGAGCGCACCGGTAAAAAAGTACAAAAGGCATTTGAGGCCTATAATGAAGATTTGGTGGATGAAGCCCTATCTATTTTATATGAAATCGATACCTCGCAAACTTTTGACCGAGCGTTTACAGACCGTTTTATTGGTAACTTACTTGCCACTAAATCGGAAAGCGGCCCTAAGGCGCTGGAATATTTAGAAAAGTCAGTTAATGCCAAAGCACTTAATGACACTGAGCAAGCTGGTACGTTGCGTTTGATTGCAGATTTAAATATGCAAGAAAAGCGTTACGAACAAGCAGTCAAGCGTTATCAGGAATGGATGGACTTCACCTGTAAGGAAGATGCTGATGTGTATCTTCGTATGGGACAAGCTTTGTATGAGACGAAACAATATGCAGATATGATTTCGCCTCTTAACAAATCCATTGCTTTGGACGATAAGCCAAACAAAAACGCTTATGCGTTGAAGTTGACGTCTTATTACAGCCGTAAAATGTATAAAGAAACTGTCGAAGTAGCTGAAGAGATGGTGAAAATCTTCCCTGACAACAAGGCTAACTGGACACAACTTGGTTTCTTCTACATGTTGGTTGAAGACTATAAGAAAGGCTTGTCTACGTTTGAAATGGCTTACAATCAAGGTTACTTGACAAAAGCTGCAGAAGTTAAGGCGTTGACTCAGTTGTACGCAACTAATGAAATCCCTTATAAAGCTGCTGTTGTGTTTGAAAAGAACGTTGAAAATGGACTTATTAAGCGCGACGATAAAGCACTGACTAATCTAGCTAACTCTTGGCATCAGGCTAAGAATCACCTTAAGGCTGCGAAGTATTACGGTGAAGCGGCTAAGATGAACTCAGATCCTGATCTTTATCGCAAGCAAGGTACGCTTTTACTCACTGCTGAAAAGTATAGTGACGCACTAGCGGCACTGCAGAAGGCGTTAGATGAGGGAGCTGATGATCGTGGTCGTATTCATATGGCGATGATGGAAGCTAACTTTTATACAGGTAAATACAGAAGTGCTTACAAGCACGTATTGGAAGCCAAAAAGGATAAATCAACCTCACGCAGTGCGAGAAGTTGGGAACCTTACATAAAAGAAAAAGCGAAAAATCGTGGAATTACACTATAG